The sequence CAAGGGTTATCCTGAATATGCCGATTATCCAGGCATGGGCGCCAAGCTTTATCGCCAGGGGCTTCTCAAGATGAGCGAATTTGTGACCCTTTGCGGCAGGGACAGAATCCCTGTGATCTGGTTCCAGGACACTTCCGGGATTGATGTGGGTGATATTGCCGAAAAAGCCGAGCTGTTAGGTTTGGGCCAGTCCCTGATCTACTCCATCCAGCAGTCAGGTCTTCCAATGATGCTTGCCGTTCTGCGCAAGGGAACCGCAGCCGCCCACTATGTCATGGGCGGCCCCCAGGCCAACCGGAATAATGCCTTTACCCTGGGTACATGTGCCACTGAAATTTGTGTTATGCACGGTGAGACAGCCGCGGTTGCGACCTATGCAAGGCGGCTTGTAAAGGAAAAGGAAGCAGGCCGGGATCTTGAGCCTGTGGTGGAGCAGATGAACGCCCTTGCCAAAAAATACAAGGATACATCAACCCCGCTTTACTGCGCAAAACAGGGTATGGTGGATGAGGTGGTAAGGCTTGCCGATCTACGGCACTATATGCAGTCCTTTGCCGGCGCTGCATACCAGAATCCCAAATCCATCTGCCCCCAGCATCAGATGATCCTGCCCAGAATTATACGGGATTACGCTGCAGCAAAGGAAAAGGAATAAAATCATGGGTGATGCGGTACGGGTGTTTCTCATCGGCCTTTTTGGGGTTTTCACAGGCATGAGCTTTCTTTATCTTTCCATTAAGATTACCCAGACGGCGGTGGCTGCGGTGGAATCAAAAAGGAAAGCCGGGGAAGATGCCGGGCAAGGAGGGGACAAATGAGTGCTTTGTATTCTTTATTTCAGACCACGGGTCTGTTTTATGTTACCCCGGGTATTGTGGTCATGTGGATCATCGGGCTGACCCTGATTTACCTTGCCGTTTCAAAATCCTATGAACCCCTTTTGCTCTTGCCCATAGGGTTTGGAATCATCCTTGTGAACCTGCCCCTGGCAGGGCTTATGACCCCCCATGAAGGGCTGCTCTGGAAATTTTACGAGTATGGTATCCACTGGGAGATCATTCCGCCGGTGATATTTATGGGCCTTGGGGCGCTTACGGATTTTGGGCCGTTGATTGCCAACCCCAGGCTTATTTTTCTTGGTGCCGGGGCCCAGGCAGGCGTGTACATCACGTTTTTTGCGGCCCAGGCCTTTGGGTTTGACCTGAAAGAGGCGGCAACCATTGGTATCATCGGCGGCGCAGACGGGCCCACCACCATATTTCTGGCATCCAAGCTGGCGCCTTCCCTTTTAGGGGTGTGCGCCGTGGCAGCCTATTCCTACATGGCCCTTGTGCCCATTATCCAGCCCCCGGTGATGAAACTATTAACCACTGCGGACGAAAGACGAATCCGCATGGCCAAGGATAGAAAGGTGGGGACGCTTGAGAAAATGCTTTTCCCCATTGTTTCCACCTTTGTCATTATTCTCCTGGTTCCGGCATCCGCGCCGTTGATCGCCATGTTTATGCTGGGCAATCTGTTCAGGGAGTCCGGCGTGGTGAGGCGTCTGCACGATGCCGCCCAGAACGAACTGATGAATATTGTCACGATATTTCTTGGGGTGTCTGTGGGCGCCACCATGAATGCGGAGAATTTTTTAAGGCCCCAGGTGATATTTGTCTTTTGCCTGGGGCTTTTTGCCTTTGTGATTTCCACCATGACAGGGATTCTTTTAGCCAAACTCATGAATCTTTTTTTCAAAAATAAAATTAATCCGCTGCTGGGAGCAGCCGGTGTCTCGGCCGTACCCATGGCTGCCAGAGTGGTCCATAAGGTGGGCATGGAAGCAGATAAGAAAAATTATCTGCTCATGTATGCCATGGGGCCGAATGTGGCAGGTGTTATCGGCACCGTAATTGCGGCTGGTATTTTTTTAACCCTTTTAGGTGGGTGACCCTCCCAGATTTTCCGATCATTATTTTTTTGCGTCCCTTGTACACAGTGCAGCAGGAAATCAGACGGTCACCCGACTTTTATGGGTGTTCGGCGGCAGATTATTCGGGAAGCGGGCAGGCCAGCATCTCCTTTCTGATTACCTCAAACAGATCACCGAACCTAAGAACACCGGTGACCGTGTCGCCTTTTTTTACGATCAAAGGCTGGTGGGCGCCCATAACATATTCATGCAGCGCTTTTTCCAGGGAATCATTCTCCTGGAGGTATTCAGCCTTTTTAGGTACATACATGATTTCGGAAGCCTTGATGGCGGCACCGCGTTCGCAAATGTTCTTAATGGGCTCCACCCAGAGATTAAAATCCCGCATAGCATTAATCACATAATCTTTGGTCAGTGTTTTGCCTTCATAGTTTTCGAACAATTTTTTATAGTTGGGCTCAAGCGTTTTGAAAATATCAATCATGGTAACGTTTCCCTTGAACGTGCCATTGTCGTCAACGACAATAACATCCCTGTGGGCGTGGCGGCCATCTGATTTGCTTTTTTCCAGAACCTGGAACATAT comes from uncultured Desulfobacter sp. and encodes:
- a CDS encoding sodium ion-translocating decarboxylase subunit beta — translated: MSALYSLFQTTGLFYVTPGIVVMWIIGLTLIYLAVSKSYEPLLLLPIGFGIILVNLPLAGLMTPHEGLLWKFYEYGIHWEIIPPVIFMGLGALTDFGPLIANPRLIFLGAGAQAGVYITFFAAQAFGFDLKEAATIGIIGGADGPTTIFLASKLAPSLLGVCAVAAYSYMALVPIIQPPVMKLLTTADERRIRMAKDRKVGTLEKMLFPIVSTFVIILLVPASAPLIAMFMLGNLFRESGVVRRLHDAAQNELMNIVTIFLGVSVGATMNAENFLRPQVIFVFCLGLFAFVISTMTGILLAKLMNLFFKNKINPLLGAAGVSAVPMAARVVHKVGMEADKKNYLLMYAMGPNVAGVIGTVIAAGIFLTLLGG
- a CDS encoding CBS domain-containing protein gives rise to the protein MKEILIKSVMIPLPDYVTIKETDTVYDMFQVLEKSKSDGRHAHRDVIVVDDNGTFKGNVTMIDIFKTLEPNYKKLFENYEGKTLTKDYVINAMRDFNLWVEPIKNICERGAAIKASEIMYVPKKAEYLQENDSLEKALHEYVMGAHQPLIVKKGDTVTGVLRFGDLFEVIRKEMLACPLPE